From a single Couchioplanes caeruleus genomic region:
- a CDS encoding DUF427 domain-containing protein has translation MESVWDYPRPPRVERSAARITVTHAGQVVADSRRCLRVLETSHPPVYYVPREDVADGVLRPAPGQSWCEFKGTATYWDLVVADAEVAAAAWSYERPTPAYAQLTGAVAFYPGRVGECRVDGEVVRAQEGDFYGGWITADITGPFKGGPGTRGW, from the coding sequence GTGGAATCCGTCTGGGACTACCCGCGTCCGCCCCGGGTCGAGCGCAGCGCCGCCCGGATCACCGTGACGCACGCCGGGCAGGTGGTCGCGGACAGCCGCCGCTGCCTGCGGGTGCTGGAGACCTCGCACCCGCCGGTCTACTACGTGCCCCGCGAGGACGTCGCGGACGGCGTGCTGCGGCCCGCGCCCGGGCAGTCGTGGTGCGAGTTCAAGGGCACGGCGACCTACTGGGACCTGGTCGTGGCCGACGCCGAGGTGGCGGCCGCCGCCTGGTCGTACGAGCGGCCCACGCCCGCGTACGCCCAGCTCACCGGTGCGGTCGCGTTCTACCCGGGCCGGGTCGGCGAGTGCCGGGTGGACGGTGAGGTGGTCCGGGCGCAGGAGGGCGACTTCTACGGCGGGTGGATCACCGCGGACATCACCGGCCCGTTCAAGGGCGGCCCCGGCACGCGCGGCTGGTGA
- a CDS encoding TIGR03560 family F420-dependent LLM class oxidoreductase, whose protein sequence is MRLSIWPGAGQPYADMLEVARHAADTGWDGVWVADHFMPNAAPGRHPFTPTLEAGSLVAALGASVPRVRIGTLVYGNTYRHPAVVANMAATVDHITGGRFTLGMGAGWQVNEHEQYGIELPPVKQLLDRFVEALQVLHGLLRQPRTTFDGAYYRLADAICEPKPVQDPLPILIGGSGEKRMLRIVAEYADAWNTWGRPDLIAHKSAVLDQHCAAVGREPKAIARTAQALTKVGGELPGDLPMPAIGGSVAKLTEEIEAYRAIGLDELIVPDRLLGTGAERLRAMDVVRGIVAV, encoded by the coding sequence ATGCGACTGTCGATCTGGCCCGGCGCCGGGCAGCCCTACGCCGACATGCTCGAGGTGGCCCGCCACGCCGCCGACACCGGATGGGACGGCGTCTGGGTCGCCGACCACTTCATGCCCAACGCGGCCCCGGGCCGGCACCCGTTCACCCCGACGCTGGAGGCGGGCTCGCTGGTGGCCGCGCTCGGCGCGAGCGTGCCCCGGGTCCGCATCGGCACCCTGGTCTACGGCAACACCTACCGGCACCCGGCCGTCGTGGCCAACATGGCCGCCACCGTCGACCACATCACCGGCGGCCGGTTCACCCTCGGCATGGGCGCCGGGTGGCAGGTCAACGAGCACGAGCAGTACGGCATCGAGCTGCCCCCGGTGAAGCAGCTGCTGGACCGGTTCGTCGAGGCGCTGCAGGTGCTGCACGGCCTGCTGCGGCAGCCGCGCACCACCTTCGACGGCGCGTACTACCGGCTCGCCGACGCGATCTGCGAGCCCAAGCCGGTGCAGGACCCGCTGCCCATCCTCATCGGCGGGAGCGGGGAGAAGCGCATGCTGCGGATCGTCGCCGAGTACGCCGACGCGTGGAACACGTGGGGCCGTCCGGATCTGATCGCGCACAAGTCCGCGGTGCTCGACCAGCACTGCGCCGCGGTGGGGCGGGAGCCGAAGGCCATCGCACGGACCGCCCAGGCGCTGACGAAGGTCGGCGGGGAGCTGCCCGGCGACCTCCCGATGCCGGCCATCGGCGGCTCTGTCGCGAAGCTGACCGAGGAGATCGAGGCGTACCGGGCGATCGGCCTCGACGAGCTCATCGTGCCTGATCGCCTGCTGGGTACGGGCGCCGAGCGGCTGCGCGCGATGGACGTCGTCCGGGGAATCGTGGCGGTCTGA